From a single Macrobrachium rosenbergii isolate ZJJX-2024 chromosome 7, ASM4041242v1, whole genome shotgun sequence genomic region:
- the LOC136840404 gene encoding uncharacterized protein has product MQDHKPLPATQRHICEYLARVQGSSDKDKNEGPKNSAESSKATGQHNCHFLKLASVEKQETPQSSGEARTEKTEEAANSHHCKFMSVEHEEGAESSAGAVHSHHNCPYLAKVHSILESLDKSSGKDLPSETKPRSLDTPVEQTRGSQEKPGMSESSAGNARPLAEKTVPLATKDSPSVKRGESINGKDTLPVKEETLSRGSIEESAGKPESTSAKEESSTVKTGTVENATKNDTDGKGKDFPSQQHQIHSCSALDSGKHSCYFLEAAKRGLEKLNEASKKNEPEKPPLSFVSKNRADSNTAQEKKSLSNERNGNRSTPDQENSQREQRVPQDIRDVYAGDNKRTPTEFRPLTGSKTQVDLKKGGTAGPSSRTEVGKAPGDTNKTETRNKLEPNQRVESDDNPGTNDQSRNTSETSRNEGTPKKTDPTPKVSCHFLHRSKGSPHHQGNKGDTVCEYLHKSNSSQNSSADDKGLNGKVSSEERAESLSSNSSPVNKSQCSYMNGTAKIQAHSCEYIKQMINSENSPTTERSMGNETMEQHTSQRNVVTKCKYLEESSKEPVQNVSKLGQSNALDYNERNGFSGPLTHAPSETRIDYSKPEVDCTVSNKYSQLSTHNKEQNSYTNFVPRGDMARQHSSSSYTNSAVFNNQSWQQATSTYMHSAPSNNHPWQQTASTYMHSAPSSNQPWQQTASSYIIPVATANHSWQQSSSTYKSPVAIGGNLRENSSFPVAKKDDHDLSIYKRDFKSSKAEPLNNAILVKSVGNVKGAGDYTTRRPIPSKASFGYPSPDSASPQNKTENSYIAKYSNLNLLPFTKRLCTTMTRNEVNNSNKQFLMKLAKHGKDLTSDVGNSDSHYIRTNRIIHAANSFEIWNYIDINKKKLRGGRSPFNYGRLKAARGHFGDQKASKVTGASTREAPFARQIRNTMETRNPLARCPVELNQAAIKPVPTSVHKPSASGKPSHDLTSSVHQQKQPSTSSDSRSSKYQPKAAAAPAKKERRRRSRKKGRGTSDLCNDSDLEDLETNDRDLLNSISPFSDCSRPSDLDLSRIRE; this is encoded by the coding sequence ATGCAAGACCACAAACCCCTTCCTGCCACCCAGAGACATATTTGCGAATACCTAGCCAGAGTTCAAGGGTCCAGTGACAAAGATAAAAACGAAGGCCCCAAAAATAGTGCCGAGTCATCAAAAGCGACGGGACAGCACAACTGCCATTTTCTGAAACTGGCTTCTGTGGAGAAGCAAGAGACGCCACAGAGTTCTGGCGAGGCCAGaacagaaaaaacagaagaaGCTGCTAACAGTCATCACTGCAAATTCATGTCTGTTGAACACGAAGAAGGAGCAGAGTCTTCTGCGGGGGCTGTCCATTCTCATCACAACTGCCCATACCTTGCCAAAGTTCACAGCATCTTAGAATCTCTGGACAAATCGTCTGGCAAAGATCTGCCCTCTGAAACTAAGCCAAGGAGTCTGGATACACCCGTTGAGCAGACACGCGGGAGTCAAGAAAAGCCTGGAATGAGCGAATCGTCAGCTGGAAATGCCAGGCCTTTAGCTGAAAAAACTGTACCGCTGGCCACAAAAGACAGCCCGTCAGTGAAAAGAGGCGAATCGATAAATGGGAAAGATACACTGCCTGTTAAGGAAGAGACCCTATCACGTGGAAGCATAGAAGAATCTGCCGGAAAACCAGAATCCACCAGTGCAAAGGAAGAATCATCGACTGTCAAAACTGGAACGGTTGAGAATGCAACTAAAAATGATACAGATGGAAAAGGCAAAGATTTTCCATCGCAACAACACCAGATTCACTCCTGTAGTGCCCTGGATTCTGGCAAGCATTCTTGCTATTTCCTGGAAGCTGCCAAAAGAGGTCTGGAAAAACTCAACGAAGCCTCTAAGAAAAACGAGCCAGAGAAGCCGCCGTTGTCTTTCGTGAGTAAGAATAGAGCAGACAGCAACACGGCgcaggaaaaaaaatctctctcaaaTGAGAGGAACGGTAATAGGTCTACCCCAGATCAAGAAAACAGTCAGAGGGAACAAAGAGTGCCCCAGGATATTAGAGATGTGTATGCAGGGGACAACAAAAGAACTCCCACTGAGTTCagacctcttacaggctcaaaaACACAAGTTGATCTTAAAAAAGGAGGCACAGCAGGACCAAGTAGCCGTACTGAGGTTGGAAAGGCACCAGGAGATACCAACAAGACTGAAACTAGAAACAAATTAGAACCAAACCAAAGAGTTGAAAGTGACGATAATCCAGGAACCAATGATCAGAGTAGAAATACATCAGAAACTTCCAGAAACGAAGGAACACCAAAGAAAACTGATCCTACTCCTAAAGTATCTTGTCATTTCCTGCACAGGAGCAAAGGGTCCCCTCACCACCAAGGCAATAAAGGGGATACAGTTTGTGAGTACTTACATAAGAGTAATTCAAGCCAGAATTCATCTGCGGATGACAAAGGACTGAATGGAAAAGTATCCAGTGAAGAAAGAGCAGAATCATTATCTTCAAATTCATCCCCAGTAAACAAAAGTCAGTGTTCATATATGAACGGCACAGCGAAGATTCAAGCACATTCGTGTGAATATATCAAGCAAATGATTAATTCTGAGAACAGCCCTACAACTGAAAGAAGCATGGGAAATGAAACTATGGAGCAACATACTTCTCAGAGAAACGTAGTCACTAAATGTAAGTACCTGGAGGAGAGCTCAAAGGAACCAGTgcaaaatgtcagtaaattaggTCAGTCAAATGCCCTTGACTACAATGAACGCAATGGATTTTCAGGTCCCTTAACACACGCACCAAGTGAAACAAGGATCGATTATAGCAAACCCGAAGTGGACTGCACTGTAAGCAATAAGTACAGCCAGTTGAGTACTCATAACAAAGAACAGAATTCTTACACGAATTTTGTACCCAGAGGAGATATGGCAAGACAACACAGTTCTAGTTCATATACCAATTCTGCAGTCTTTAACAACCAGTCATGGCAACAGGCCACAAGTACTTACATGCATTCTGCACCCAGCAACAACCATCCATGGCAACAGACTGCAAGTACTTACATGCATTCTGCACCCAGTAGCAACCAGCCATGGCAACAGACTGCTAGCAGTTACATTATTCCTGTAGCCACTGCAAACCATTCTTGGCAACAGAGCTCTAGTACTTACAAAAGTCCTGTCGCAATAGGTGGCAACCTGAGAGAAAATTCGAGCTTTCCAGTTGCCAAAAAAGACGACCACGACCTTTCAATATACAAAAGAGATTTTAAGTCATCAAAAGCTGAGCCTCTGAACAATGCCATATTGGTCAAGTCAGTAGGTAATGTCAAGGGTGCTGGAGATTACACCACACGTAGGCCTATACCTTCGAAAGCGAGCTTCGGGTACCCATCGCCAGACTCGGCTTCACCCCAAAACAAAACCGAGAATTCTTACATCGCAAAGTATTCTAACCTGAACCTTTTACCATTCACAAAGCGTCTGTGTACAACTATGACCCGGAACGAGGTCAACAACTCGAACAAGCAGTTCCTCATGAAGTTAGCCAAGCACGGCAAAGACCTAACTTCTGATGTGGGCAACTCGGACAGCCACTACATCAGAACGAACAGGATCATCCACGCCGCGAACTCCTTCGAGATCTGGAATTACATCGACATAAACAAGAAGAAGTTGAGAGGAGGAAGGTCACCATTCAATTACGGCCGATTAAAAGCTGCTAGAGGTCATTTTGGTGATCAGAAGGCTAGTAAAGTAACTGGGGCATCCACTAGAGAAGCTCCATTTGCTCGACAAATCAGAAACACGATGGAGACGAGAAACCCATTGGCTAGATGCCCCGTTGAATTAAACCAGGCAGCCATTAAGCCTGTTCCAACATCAGTACATAAGCCAAGTGCCTCTGGAAAACCATCTCACGATCTCACGAGTTCAGTGCACCAGCAGAAACAACCTTCAACATCCAGTGACAGTAGGAGTTCGAAGTATCAGCCAAAAGCAGCAGCAGCCCCAgccaagaaagaaagaagaagaaggagcagaaaGAAGGGCAGAGGAACCAGTGATCTCTGCAACGACTCGGATTTAGAAGACCTCGAGACGAACGACAGAGACCTGCTGAATTCGATCAGTCCTTTCTCGGACTGCTCGCGGCCTAGTGATCTGGATCTGTCGCGAATACGGGAGTAG